The Triticum aestivum cultivar Chinese Spring chromosome 5A, IWGSC CS RefSeq v2.1, whole genome shotgun sequence genomic sequence GTCGTTAATTTTTTTGCAAAAGTCACCGCACATTCAGTAATCAttttgcaaaaagcactgatcgAGTGATTTAGCTCGTTTaatcactttctgacaagtgggaCTGGATTGTCGGAAGCTGACTTGGCAAAACATTTATAAACACCCTCTTAGATCTAGAAAAACAAAAGCAATCAGCCCCCCACCCTTCGGGCAGAGGCGCGCTGGGCATCGGGTTCATGGCCTCCGCCGCGCTGCTTGGCCAGCGACGCCGGAGCGACGCGCAGGGCAGAGGGTGGGGCGGAGGTTCCTGGACTCCTGGGCGCTGTTGGGTCGGGGACGCCGGAGCGAGGCGAGCGCTGGGTCATAGGAGGGGCGTGCTCGCGCTGGGTCGGGGATGCTGGAGCGACGTGCAGAACGCACCAGCCGCGTGGTGATAGTAAACCCGCACTTGTCAGGGAGAAGCGCTGCGCCGTGGAGATAGATGCGTCTCGGAGCTCTAAGAAGGACAAACTCCAATGATTGTCACGACTCGTCCTGCTGGGCCAAGCAGGGGCGAGGTGCACGTGGTCTCCCTCGGCGAAGACGGGCATGGAGGAGATGAGGAGAGGCGGGGCTGGCTGTGGgtttccggcggcggcgacgggagcctAGAGGTCCAGGGCGTTGAGAGGAACGGGCGCAAGGGCGTCGTTGATGCCAGGTCCGTGCGCGCGACGACGAGATCCACAGCCATGGCGACCCGCGTCGTCAATCCCGGCCAACGCGGCCTCACCTCTCGCCTTTCCGGCCGTCGCCGATGGTAGACGAGGCAGCGgtggagaagaaaagaaaagggaggaggaaggagatggtAGACAGGGcagcggtggtcgccggcgatgagGTCGTCGGAGTGGCGCGGGGCTAGGTAGCTCGGGGGGCTCTGGCTCTCCCAATCCAGACGGGGTCGAAGCAGGGGATAGCTGCGGCGAGCAGCAGCACCTGCGGCGGCGAGCAGCACCAGCTGCAGGCAGCCGCACACTCAACCGTCCCCAGGTGCTCGTCCGTCAGGCGTCAGGTCAGGTCAGCGGCATTGCCTCCTCGCCGGAGGACGGCGTGGCGGTTGCTGTGGCCGGCAGCCgagcggggggagggggaggggcttgaTTGCTTGTGTTTTTCCAAGCCTAAGAGGGCGTTTGTAAATGTTTTGCCAAGTCAGCTTCCGACAATccggccccacttgtcagaaagtgattAAATGAACTAAATCATTcgatcagtgctttttgcaaaaTGATTACTGAATGCGCGGTTACTTTTACAAAAAATTAACGATCAGGTAGTTTTCCACAAACAAAGCCCCAAATATGATGGTTTTATGCAATTCACTCCTTTAACACAAGAACCCCCTTCTTCCACGCCAGGAATGGAGGGCGTTCTTCGATTTCCTGCCCCCTCACCATCTTTAACCAAAGCAGAGAGGAAATCAGGGGAAATCAAGTGGCCGCTTGCACTACAAGTGAAAAAGTAGTCTACCGAAAGGAAAGGAGAGAACCAAGGAATCCAAGGAAAAGCGGGAAAAAGAGGCGAGCCATGTTGATGATGCTTGATCGCAGTAGCCAGCAGTAGGTGCGGAAAGGGGCGGCCGTATGGAATGGAGGTACGTACTACAGGTACTCATCGCTTTGAAAAAGGTGCATTTGAAGGGCAATGCTAGCCTAGCATCATACGGTATACCGTGCAATAATAGCATCATGTTTGTCCTAACGGCTACTTCTGCCCCCGGAAGGCAAGAACCGGCTAGGCTAATTAGCCAGAGTGTTGGTAGTTTGGTGTGGAGCATCATTAACATTTACCAAACCCCAAGCATGGCGATCGGCACCGCTGTTCTCAAGGCCGAAAGCCTGTCACGTCCCTCTTAATCAGCAAAGTTGTGTAAAAGAAGGTCGAGACATAAAGCAGCACCATATCTAGGTTGGAAACAGATAGAGACCAAAATCTAATCCCAATAAAGCAAAGAAGCACCATACTCTGTTCGGATGGGAACATAACTCTGAAATGGggacttagagcaactccaacgggccgacccaaacggactgcGATTTCGTTCGCTTTTTGTCCGTTtaggtcggccgcccgcccggcgtccgccctgtttttTATATGGGTCAACAGCgcgtccaacgcgccgacccatatgtgcaggcgtggccggctggccgcccaatTTTGTATTGCATTCTTACATATGGTGAAATGaaaatttaacaaacaaaataatccgcccaaataaatagtatagtttacaggccaaataaaaataaaaatgtttcacatagttttgcaaaatgaataaaaaaatacatctattggttgccaacatgagtccacatatgctcaaccaaatcattttacagttgcacgtgagtttctcaatcacgcatgtcttcatgaaactgagtgaactgctcaaatgttgtcgccactccatgctcaggcacaacattctcaccctgaaactgaaagccttgatcgtacagacgttccgggcgctcgtcttctacgatcatgttgtgcatgatcacactagcagtcatcacctcccatagtttctgcgtgctccaagtattagcaggataccgaacgatgccccatcgagattgcaaaacaccaaaggcacgctcgacatcctttctagcactctcttgctcttgggcaaatcttttccttttctctccaacagggttgggtattgtcttgacaatatggtccactgaggatagataccgtcacccagataATACCCTTTGTCGTAGgtgtggccgttgacagtaaagttcaccggtggcctgttgccttcggcaagcctagcaaacaccggcgagcactgaagcacgttgatatcattgtgtgatccagccatgccaaagaaagagtgccagatccagagatcttgagacgccacggcctctagtatgacagtgcaagccctgacatgtcccttatactgtccttgccaagcagaagggcagttcttccactcccagtgcatgcagtctatgctgccaagcatccccgggaagcccctgctagcattcatcgccaacaaacgggctgtatcttcagctgtcggctttctcaagtactcagggccaaacacagcaatcacagccttgcaaaacttatacagggactctaggcatgtagactcgctcatacggacgtactcgtcaatgagatcaccgggcactccgtatgcaagcattcggatggcggcagtgcatttctgataagaggagaaaccaatcttcccggcggcatcctctttgcactcgaagtagtcatcatagccgaccactccctctctaatacggttgaaaacatgcctactcatacggaatcggcggcggaatttgtgatgtttgaacaacgggtttgttgtatcaaagtagtccttccagagaaggaaatgTCCGCTCTCCCGAttacgattcaacgccggaaggtggcccggaatggagccacggaacaacggccgctggttgttgaggtggtgatggaccaacacagcagccaatatctcctcctcctcgtcggacgaATCGTCGTAGTCGCAAAGaaaattgtgaaaaaagaactcgtcggcggagtccattttcgtaccttggcaaactgttgAACAGCTTGCGGGCAtcgaagaaggagacggccggcaAGGGGAGACGTGGCGcccacagaccagctagctgcccgGTCGGCGTCCGACGAGGGtgacggcgtccgacgagcgtgtcGGTCGTCTGTAGCTGGGGCGGCGAGCGTCTTTTTGGTCGCGGGGCGGCTAGGCGTGGGCGAAACAACGGGGAACCAGCTTGCTCCACGGCggcaaaacggcggcggcgggcgactggGGGCAGGGGCGGCGTCAGCTGGAAGAGTTGCTGGCaaaatgggcggcggcgtcggtgaCGAAGGAGGCGGGGGCGAGGGTTGCTTGTTGGCTGGGGGGAGGGAAGGCCAATGTGCCACAGACGAGCGGGCCCAGGGACAGGAGTAGACGAGCAAGCGCGCGTTCGTCGCGTGTCCGCGTCGACGCAAATCAGGCTCAAAAATGAGCCGGGAATGGATCGTCCGCGGACGAAAAAcgaacgcgcgtccgtttgggtcggcgcgttgggccgccttttctgtccgcgccgacccaaacggacggccgcggacgaaatgggtcgccccattggagttgctcttagatcgtccgtaatactccctccgttccaaaattcttGTTTTACATTAGTTTAGATACAGATGTATTTAATATTAAAATGTAACTTGATAGATCCGTATTTCGATAAATTTAAAAtgagaattttgggacggaggaagtatgtcACAAAGAAATGTGCGTAGAAACTTCACTCGATTGCGAATGTAAAAACTTGTTTTTTATGACCTACTACAACACATTTTTTTCACTAACCGAATCAAAGGCCTGAAAACCCGTGCCCGACTTATATTCCCATCCGAAGGGAGTGCTAAAGTGGCATTATTACCTTTTTTTTTTTTGGTACTCCCTTATAGTAGTACTTCCTTCAGTTCTTTTTACTCTGCGTTTTAGATTTGGgtcaagtcaaactttacaaagttttaccaaatatatatttaaaaatatcaacatctaccataCTGAATATGTATTCCATAAAACTGCATTTcgtaatgaatctaacaatatttatttggcattataagtgttgatatttttttaataagtttgatcaaagtagagatgttTTGACTtgagacaaaacttatatgcagactataAATGACCGAAGGGAGTATTAGCTTACAGAGAAGTAATTAGTTTACAGAGGTAGTAAAAGAGGGTGGGAGGGGGAAAAGTGGAGCATCGGACTGATGCCTGCTGTCGTCCGTTGCCTGCTCCAGCCTTCCAGCTGAGGCACCACCTGTCCGTTGCTCCGGGTTCCCGGTTCCCTGGCGCCTCCGCCGCACCCCCGTGAACGGTACTAATCCCCACCGCAGCAGCTACAAGTTGCACTGCACCAGTACCATAGCTCACAGGACACTCACTCCACTCCACTAGCCACCACAGTGTACTGTGAGTGTCTGTACGTTTAGCCACTCCACTAGCTCGTCGTCCCGCCCATCACAAGTTCCCTTGGCCTCTTCCAtctctgccgccgccgcagctccagTGACCGCGAGGTAAAATTCATTTCATTTTTGTTTAGTTTCCTGTCAAGTAACGTAGCTAGCTTTGGCCCCAAAGTGGTAGCTCGGCACGCCGACTCTTGTTTATCTTTCTTTTCGCCAGTTGTTGAGCAAGCATATAATCTAATGCTGTTGCAAATCTTTCTGCAGCAGGCTTCTCTGCTAATGGTCTAGTCTGGTGCCAGCATCTTCGTGACTTGTGAGGGACTAATTTGGACGCCATTCCTCGTCTGCGCACAAGCacattgttgttgttgctgttgttgttgtctGGTCACCACTCACCAGCACCTGTCGCTCAGGCGGCTTTGCCGCTTTACATCCAGGCGGCGAGGCCTCTGAAATTTCCTGTACCCACAACCCACAATCAAAAGCTCCATTCCGCAGCGGCTGCCGGCACGTACAGTCCTCGATCACCAAAGCCGGAAAGCAATCGCCAAAGCAGATTGGCGTGTGCAGTACACATTCTTAATCTGATCGTCTTTTCGCTCCGCCGGTTCTTGCCGATCGATCGGTCGAGCGGTGTCGCTGAAGGAATCGTCGTCGTCTTCTTGGCCGGCAATGGCGGCGGCTGGCCCGGGCTGCTTGCTGGGGTTGGTTTTCTTGGCCGTGCTGCTCCCGGGGGGCGCGCCGCTGCTGCAGGCCTCCCAGACGTGGACCCTGCTCAAGGTGCAGCACCTGCTGGGCCGGCCGCCGGCGCTCCGGCACTGGCGCCGCACCACCGActtctgcggcggcggcggcaccgtcgccccctccgcctccgTCGTCTGCTACGGGGACACCGTCACGCAGCTCCACGTCGAGGGCGCCGCACAGGGCGCGCCGCCGCTCCCGCTCAACTTCTCCCTTGGCGCGCTGGTCACCACGCTGTCCAGGCTCCCCGACCTCAGGGTGCTCACGCTCTCCGGCCTCGGCCTCTGGGGCCCCTTGCCGGGGAAGCTGGAGCGGCTCGCCGGGCTGGAGATCGTCAACATGAGCCGCAACTACCTCTACGGGCCCATCCCGAGGGGCCTCTCGCGGCTCCAGGGCCTGCAGACGCTCATCCTCGACGACAACATGATCGGCGGCGAGGTGCCGGGCTGGGTCGGCACCGCGCTGCCGGCGCTTGCCGTGCTCAGCCTGCGGAACAACTCGCTGGCCGGCGCCGTGCCGGAGTCGCTCGGGAGGGCGCCGTCGCTGCGCTCGCTCGTGCTCGCCTCCAACAACCTCTCCGGGAACCTCCCCGACATGCGCGGCCTCGCGAGCCTCCAGGTGCTCGACGTCGGCGGCAACTCGCTCGGCCCGGCGTTCCCGCGGCTCGGGAGGAAGGTGGCGTCGGTGGTGCTGAGCCGGAACAAGTTCACCGGTGGCCTGCCCGCCGCCGAGCTCAGCTCCTTCTACCTGCTGGAGCATCTGGACGTGTCGCTGAACCGCTTCGTCGGGCCGTTCCCGCCGGCGCTGCTCTCGCTGCCGTCGCTCCAGTACCTGAGCATCGCCGggaacaggttcaccggggcgcTGTCCGACAAGGTGCCCTGCGGAGACAACCTCCGGCTGGTCGACCTGTCGTCGAACCTCCTAATGGGGAGCGTGCCGGCCTGCTTGAGGCCGGGCGGGAAGCCGGCGACGGTGGTGCTCTCGTCGGAGAACTGTCTGGACAGGGGCGACGGCTCGCAGCACCCGTCGCCGTTCTGTCAGAACCAGGCACTGGCCGTGGGGATAGTTCCTCGTCACAATGAAAAGAAGAAAGTTAGCCGGCACGCCGGCTTCATCGCCGGCATCGTAATGGCGGTCCTCGTCGCTGTCTCGCTCGTCGGCGCCATGGCCTTCTTCGCCGTCAAGAAGATGACCATGGAAGGGGCGAAGACGAGGCCCT encodes the following:
- the LOC123105347 gene encoding probable inactive leucine-rich repeat receptor-like protein kinase At3g03770, with amino-acid sequence MAAAGPGCLLGLVFLAVLLPGGAPLLQASQTWTLLKVQHLLGRPPALRHWRRTTDFCGGGGTVAPSASVVCYGDTVTQLHVEGAAQGAPPLPLNFSLGALVTTLSRLPDLRVLTLSGLGLWGPLPGKLERLAGLEIVNMSRNYLYGPIPRGLSRLQGLQTLILDDNMIGGEVPGWVGTALPALAVLSLRNNSLAGAVPESLGRAPSLRSLVLASNNLSGNLPDMRGLASLQVLDVGGNSLGPAFPRLGRKVASVVLSRNKFTGGLPAAELSSFYLLEHLDVSLNRFVGPFPPALLSLPSLQYLSIAGNRFTGALSDKVPCGDNLRLVDLSSNLLMGSVPACLRPGGKPATVVLSSENCLDRGDGSQHPSPFCQNQALAVGIVPRHNEKKKVSRHAGFIAGIVMAVLVAVSLVGAMAFFAVKKMTMEGAKTRPSATLMEDHTSTSSAYPSKLFADARYISQTVKLGALGIPPYRSFSLVELEAATNNFANSCLLGQDSYGEMYLGKLSNGASVTIRSLKVKRNQSSQSFNRHIETISRLRHRHLVSALGHCFEYDLDESTVTQLYLVFEYVQNGNLRSRISQGTEGRKLTWGQRISAAIGVAKGIQFLHGGIIPGLFGNNLRISNILLDQNHVAKIGSYNIPILGEAAKPEGGAGSRHQTDSTMLGDKIDIFDFGVILLELVSGKPITSIYEVEIMKELLLWAMAEEDRARRRSFVDPAVSKSCSEESLRTVMEICLRCLAKEAVHRPSVEDVLWNLQFATQVQDDWEGEIRSGDGSPVSSSRTARSSRFSR